One window of Daphnia carinata strain CSIRO-1 chromosome 7, CSIRO_AGI_Dcar_HiC_V3, whole genome shotgun sequence genomic DNA carries:
- the LOC130699317 gene encoding peptidyl-alpha-hydroxyglycine alpha-amidating lyase 2-like isoform X1: protein MENAGPAPMIPRLTYGVVGQTPDWSFDVLQELQPSPQVFCIPFRRREITGILHLFSSPVIMGKYANVVAVGLIGMLCLLDGYSARNLKTEQAEIEQRQLLNILPSWLERIRNNLPSSLTGRVKPLSASVDVPAATKPAEVLNWPSIELDVGQITGVAVDDKSNPVILHRGNIKWDGGSFDRSGLYNRIADGPIKNDTIVTLDAATGSLIDHWGSNLFYMPHGLEVDANGNTWVTDVALHQVFKFPKGSQVPSLTLGEAFVSGSDDKHFCKPTDVVVSSSGIFFVSDGYCNKRILKFDADGRLLDAFTGPFNIVHSLTLMEEKDALCIADRENSRIVCIHAGLKEGQAKFGSPYGPAGYTGKDVGRVFAVAAKGQQLYAVFQSIFLGMSDGKTLDLDTLSTVSRWTPASGFGSPHDVAVSRDGEAMYIVQIGPNRIHKFALE, encoded by the exons ATGGAAAACGCAGGTCCTGCGCCGATGATCCCAAGACTGACGTACGGCGTAGTAGGGCAAACACCTGATTGGTCTTTCG ACGTCCTCCAAGAGTTACAGCCATCACCTCAGGTGTTTTGTATACCCTTTCGTCGAAGGGAAATAACGGgaattttgcatttgttttctagtCCAGTCATCATGGGGAAGTACGCCAATGTAGTCGCAGTGGGTCTGATTGGTATGTTGTGTTTGCTCGACGGATACTCGGCCAGAAACTTGAAAACTGAGCAAGCTGAAATCGAACAAAGACAACTGTTGAACATACTGCCATCTTGGTTGGAACGAATTCGAAACAATTTGCCATCCAGTTTGACTGGCAGGGTAAAACCTTTG AGTGCTTCGGTCGATGTGCCTGCAGCCACGAAACCAGCTGAGGTTTTGAATTGGCCCTCGATTGAATTAGATGTCGGCCAAATTACCGGCGTGGCCGTTGACGACAAGTCAAACCCTGTCATTCTTCATCGAGGCAACATCAAATGGGATGGAGG CTCATTCGATCGCAGCGGATTATACAATCGAATTGCCGATGGACCCATCAAGAATGACACGATCGTCACCCTGGATGCTGCAACAGGATCGCTGATAGATCATTGGGGTTCTAACCTATTTTACATGCCTCACGGATTGGAAGTGGATGCCAATGGCAATACTTGGGTCACTGACGTCGCATTGCATCAAGTCTTTAAG TTTCCGAAGGGGAGCCAAGTGCCAAGTTTGACACTGGGTGAAGCTTTCGTTTCGGGATCGGATGATAAACATTTTTGCAAACCGACAGATGTGGTTGTGTCATCGTCAGGCATCTTCTTCGTATCCGACGGTTATTGCAATAAACGAATCCTCAAATTCGATGCTGATGGCCGCCTGTTGGACGCGTTCACGGGGCCGTTCAACATCGTGCACAGCCTGACGTTAATGGAGGAGAAGGACGCGCTTTGCATAGCTGATCGAGAGAATTCCCGTATCGTCTGCATTCACGCCGGATTGAAAGAAGGACAAGCCAAATTCGGGTCACCCTACGGCCCGGCTGGCTACACAGGCAAAGACGTTGGCCGAGTCTTTGCCGTTGCTGCCAAAG GCCAGCAACTTTACGCCGTTTTCCAATCCATTTTCCTGGGCATGTCTGATGGCAAGACATTGGATTTGGACACACTGAGCACCGTATCCCGCTGGACGCCCGCCAGT GGTTTTGGCAGCCCGCACGATGTCGCCGTGTCTCGGGACGGTGAAGCCATGTACATCGTTCAAATCGGACCGAACCGCATCCACAAATTCGCACTCGAATGA
- the LOC130699317 gene encoding peptidyl-alpha-hydroxyglycine alpha-amidating lyase 2-like isoform X2 codes for MENAGPAPMIPRLTYGVVGQTPDWSFDVLQELQPSPQVFCIPFRRREITGILHLFSSPVIMGKYANVVAVGLIGMLCLLDGYSARNLKTEQAEIEQRQLLNILPSWLERIRNNLPSSLTGRSASVDVPAATKPAEVLNWPSIELDVGQITGVAVDDKSNPVILHRGNIKWDGGSFDRSGLYNRIADGPIKNDTIVTLDAATGSLIDHWGSNLFYMPHGLEVDANGNTWVTDVALHQVFKFPKGSQVPSLTLGEAFVSGSDDKHFCKPTDVVVSSSGIFFVSDGYCNKRILKFDADGRLLDAFTGPFNIVHSLTLMEEKDALCIADRENSRIVCIHAGLKEGQAKFGSPYGPAGYTGKDVGRVFAVAAKGQQLYAVFQSIFLGMSDGKTLDLDTLSTVSRWTPASGFGSPHDVAVSRDGEAMYIVQIGPNRIHKFALE; via the exons ATGGAAAACGCAGGTCCTGCGCCGATGATCCCAAGACTGACGTACGGCGTAGTAGGGCAAACACCTGATTGGTCTTTCG ACGTCCTCCAAGAGTTACAGCCATCACCTCAGGTGTTTTGTATACCCTTTCGTCGAAGGGAAATAACGGgaattttgcatttgttttctagtCCAGTCATCATGGGGAAGTACGCCAATGTAGTCGCAGTGGGTCTGATTGGTATGTTGTGTTTGCTCGACGGATACTCGGCCAGAAACTTGAAAACTGAGCAAGCTGAAATCGAACAAAGACAACTGTTGAACATACTGCCATCTTGGTTGGAACGAATTCGAAACAATTTGCCATCCAGTTTGACTGGCAGG AGTGCTTCGGTCGATGTGCCTGCAGCCACGAAACCAGCTGAGGTTTTGAATTGGCCCTCGATTGAATTAGATGTCGGCCAAATTACCGGCGTGGCCGTTGACGACAAGTCAAACCCTGTCATTCTTCATCGAGGCAACATCAAATGGGATGGAGG CTCATTCGATCGCAGCGGATTATACAATCGAATTGCCGATGGACCCATCAAGAATGACACGATCGTCACCCTGGATGCTGCAACAGGATCGCTGATAGATCATTGGGGTTCTAACCTATTTTACATGCCTCACGGATTGGAAGTGGATGCCAATGGCAATACTTGGGTCACTGACGTCGCATTGCATCAAGTCTTTAAG TTTCCGAAGGGGAGCCAAGTGCCAAGTTTGACACTGGGTGAAGCTTTCGTTTCGGGATCGGATGATAAACATTTTTGCAAACCGACAGATGTGGTTGTGTCATCGTCAGGCATCTTCTTCGTATCCGACGGTTATTGCAATAAACGAATCCTCAAATTCGATGCTGATGGCCGCCTGTTGGACGCGTTCACGGGGCCGTTCAACATCGTGCACAGCCTGACGTTAATGGAGGAGAAGGACGCGCTTTGCATAGCTGATCGAGAGAATTCCCGTATCGTCTGCATTCACGCCGGATTGAAAGAAGGACAAGCCAAATTCGGGTCACCCTACGGCCCGGCTGGCTACACAGGCAAAGACGTTGGCCGAGTCTTTGCCGTTGCTGCCAAAG GCCAGCAACTTTACGCCGTTTTCCAATCCATTTTCCTGGGCATGTCTGATGGCAAGACATTGGATTTGGACACACTGAGCACCGTATCCCGCTGGACGCCCGCCAGT GGTTTTGGCAGCCCGCACGATGTCGCCGTGTCTCGGGACGGTGAAGCCATGTACATCGTTCAAATCGGACCGAACCGCATCCACAAATTCGCACTCGAATGA
- the LOC130699317 gene encoding peptidyl-alpha-hydroxyglycine alpha-amidating lyase 2-like isoform X3, whose product MGKYANVVAVGLIGMLCLLDGYSARNLKTEQAEIEQRQLLNILPSWLERIRNNLPSSLTGRVKPLSASVDVPAATKPAEVLNWPSIELDVGQITGVAVDDKSNPVILHRGNIKWDGGSFDRSGLYNRIADGPIKNDTIVTLDAATGSLIDHWGSNLFYMPHGLEVDANGNTWVTDVALHQVFKFPKGSQVPSLTLGEAFVSGSDDKHFCKPTDVVVSSSGIFFVSDGYCNKRILKFDADGRLLDAFTGPFNIVHSLTLMEEKDALCIADRENSRIVCIHAGLKEGQAKFGSPYGPAGYTGKDVGRVFAVAAKGQQLYAVFQSIFLGMSDGKTLDLDTLSTVSRWTPASGFGSPHDVAVSRDGEAMYIVQIGPNRIHKFALE is encoded by the exons ATGGGGAAGTACGCCAATGTAGTCGCAGTGGGTCTGATTGGTATGTTGTGTTTGCTCGACGGATACTCGGCCAGAAACTTGAAAACTGAGCAAGCTGAAATCGAACAAAGACAACTGTTGAACATACTGCCATCTTGGTTGGAACGAATTCGAAACAATTTGCCATCCAGTTTGACTGGCAGGGTAAAACCTTTG AGTGCTTCGGTCGATGTGCCTGCAGCCACGAAACCAGCTGAGGTTTTGAATTGGCCCTCGATTGAATTAGATGTCGGCCAAATTACCGGCGTGGCCGTTGACGACAAGTCAAACCCTGTCATTCTTCATCGAGGCAACATCAAATGGGATGGAGG CTCATTCGATCGCAGCGGATTATACAATCGAATTGCCGATGGACCCATCAAGAATGACACGATCGTCACCCTGGATGCTGCAACAGGATCGCTGATAGATCATTGGGGTTCTAACCTATTTTACATGCCTCACGGATTGGAAGTGGATGCCAATGGCAATACTTGGGTCACTGACGTCGCATTGCATCAAGTCTTTAAG TTTCCGAAGGGGAGCCAAGTGCCAAGTTTGACACTGGGTGAAGCTTTCGTTTCGGGATCGGATGATAAACATTTTTGCAAACCGACAGATGTGGTTGTGTCATCGTCAGGCATCTTCTTCGTATCCGACGGTTATTGCAATAAACGAATCCTCAAATTCGATGCTGATGGCCGCCTGTTGGACGCGTTCACGGGGCCGTTCAACATCGTGCACAGCCTGACGTTAATGGAGGAGAAGGACGCGCTTTGCATAGCTGATCGAGAGAATTCCCGTATCGTCTGCATTCACGCCGGATTGAAAGAAGGACAAGCCAAATTCGGGTCACCCTACGGCCCGGCTGGCTACACAGGCAAAGACGTTGGCCGAGTCTTTGCCGTTGCTGCCAAAG GCCAGCAACTTTACGCCGTTTTCCAATCCATTTTCCTGGGCATGTCTGATGGCAAGACATTGGATTTGGACACACTGAGCACCGTATCCCGCTGGACGCCCGCCAGT GGTTTTGGCAGCCCGCACGATGTCGCCGTGTCTCGGGACGGTGAAGCCATGTACATCGTTCAAATCGGACCGAACCGCATCCACAAATTCGCACTCGAATGA
- the LOC130699322 gene encoding uncharacterized protein LOC130699322, with translation MLGRPSSNWFLLPVTTVVLAGLFCLSTLQTVEGVQCYVCSWSPADSNRVDVCTRKNFSESVRTHSCETGCETVTVFDKNGRLDFFYRNCAANTSSITGTCFNETSKAITKEICNCDSNYCNESSGLEQHVGIVLSGILALLMMHF, from the exons ATGTTAGGACGACCCTCATCAAACTGGTTTCTCCTGCCCGTGACGACGGTGGTCTTGGCCGGTCTCTTTTGCCTCTCAACCCTTCAAACAG TGGAGGGCGTTCAGTGTTACGTCTGCAGCTGGTCACCAGCTGATTCAA ATCGCGTTGACGTCTGCACCCGCAAGAACTTTAGTGAGTCAGTGCGGACGCACAGCTGCGAGACGGGCTGCGAAACGGTGACCGTCTTCGATAAAAACG GTCGATTGGATTTCTTCTACCGCAATTGCGCTGCCAACACGTCCAGCATAACGGGCACTTGCTTCAACGAGACATCAAAGGCCATCACAAAG GAAATTTGCAATTGCGATTCAAATTATTGCAATGAGAGCTCGGGACTGGAACAACATGTTGGCATTGTCCTATCTGGCATATTGGCTTTATTGATGATgcatttttaa
- the LOC130699321 gene encoding uncharacterized protein LOC130699321 translates to MIVASTSTRTAAIAYLLLLAFSLANTAIINRSGDDQSNENNVVDIDDAIAEMSDIIDEGNDPKVVALYDVLKEILVAPAEPNQSTAPIRKRTCYFNAGMSHSCDYNEVLRTVDDVNHWSSDDTPGRRRKRQHSSTRRGRAPTTRSLDGRSTF, encoded by the exons ATGATCGTCGCATCGACGTCAACTAGAACAGCAGCAATTGCCTACCTTTTGCTCTTGGCCTTCTCATTGGCCAATACCGCCATCATCAACAG GTCAGGTGATGATCAGAGCAACGAGAACAACGTCGTCGACATTGACGACGCCATTGCCGAAATGTCGGACATTATTGATGAAGGCAATGATCCTAAAGTTGTGGCGTTGTACGATGTTCTAAAGGAAATTCTCGTTGCACCAGCTGAGCCGAATCAATCAACGGCCCCAATCAG GAAGAGGACGTGCTACTTCAATGCGGGAATGTCTCACAGCTGCGATTACAACGAGGTGCTCAGAACGGTGGACGACGTCAACCACTGGAGCAGCGACGACACTCCGGGCAGGCGCCGGAAGCGTCAACATAGCTCTACACGCCGTGGAAGGGCGCCAACAACACGTTCGTTGGATGGACGTTCAACATTTTGA
- the LOC130699327 gene encoding zeta-sarcoglycan-like, whose translation MSWNADDGTTGTRRSRPGRSHSAAVTDWLGRTSSAGLPSSRHTGHGGGSYPTQSSQQLQQEQARLVLTLTGWRRRALFGLLLTLTVIVIINLSLTLWLLRSMQFSLDGIGNMKITPSGIQLNGEAMVLDSLMTSQISSKRGQPLVFDSSQNITLTARDAQGRAANKIFLGEDRLEVVARDFRVTNSKQELLFAANRKEVVVGADILRVSGVGGAVFEGSIQTPLVRAESGNDLRLESATRTLQMQAPQGVALESQAGDITATSYEDLRLWSTGGSIRIDSSSVVLPNIRTALVTSKRSSFGSNNQQQTGRSSAQIYQVCVCSNGRLFLSPPHGLCVADGTICA comes from the exons atgagttgGAATGCTGACGATGGAACAACAGGGACTAGAAGGAGCCGACCTGGAAGAAGCCATTCGGCGGCCGTAACCGATTGGCTGGGTCGAACCTCATCGGCCGGCTTGCCATCGTCGCGTCACACGGGCCACGGTGGCGGCAGTTACCCGACGCAGTCGAGCCAACAGCTGCAACAGGAACAAGCGCGTCTCGTCCTAACGTTAACAGGCTGGCGTCGGCGCGCCCTATTCGGCCTTTTGTTAACCCTCAccgtcatcgtcatcatcaacCTGTCGCTGACTTTATGGCTACTCCGTTCCATGCAGTTCTCTCTG GACGGTATTGGCAACATGAAAATCACGCCCAGCGGGATCCAGCTGAACGGCGAAGCCATGGTGCTCGACTCTTTAATGACGTCACAAATCAGTTCGAAACGAGGCCAGCCGCTCGTTTTCGACTCGAGCCAGAACATCACGTTGACCGCCCGCGATGCTCAAGGACGGGCGGCCAACAAAATCTTTCtcg GTGAAGACAGGCTGGAGGTGGTGGCCAGAGATTTCCGCGTGACCAACTCGAAGCAAGAGCTGCTCTTCGCGGCCAACCGCAAGGAAGTTGTCGTCGGCGCCGACATCTTGCGAGTGTCAG GCGTGGGCGGTGCCGTGTTTGAAGGATCGATTCAAACGCCATTGGTTCGAGCAGAATCAGGAAACGATCTCAg GTTGGAATCTGCTACTCGAACGCTGCAAATGCAAGCGCCGCAAGGGGTGGCGCTAGAATCGCAGGCGGGTGACATCACGGCAACAAGTTACGAAGATTTAAGACTTTGGTCGACCGGCGGCTCG ATCAGAATAGATTCTTCGAGCGTCGTGTTGCCAAATATTCGCACGGCGCTAGTGACGTCAAAACGTTCATCATTTGGTTCGAATAACCAGCAACAGACGGGCAGATCATCTGCCCAGATATATCAG GTGTGCGTGTGCAGCAACGGCAGATTGTTCCTGTCGCCGCCGCATGGGTTGTGCGTAGCCGATGGCACTATCTGCGCATAA
- the LOC130699309 gene encoding sterol regulatory element-binding protein 1-like: MDTSNRDDMDLELNFPSDLGELFPHEDSELIDLAGEDLFSSFGPVSPLGDNFHQVKPTLIQPVVAPQNPIIPIPVVEPKPIQQRLLQTVPVAKIVPAISPQTASKATPVQAKTTPQHIQPAQPVLVNKANQQGSVGTPIRVDSSSLGVLILGNTFGYNSVVTVQPNGGLVNVSPSVLGSTNMFNGNSNPPSPSDRPPVIKKSSHNAIERRYRNSINDKILELKNLIAGEEAKMSKSAILRKALEYVRYLQQMNQKLIKENMALKMASQKQTVNGLLTASMDSPSSDITPPGSLENSTLAESPPSSFGSGSPLTYAASSDDEFTIDGSMVSPGNVIARSMLDRSRIALCMMMLTVFAFNPFGNLLSHADSAVSHYTKPSGRAILEADALDIVEDSGWYLSFAAVSINIFVFLIVLLRTLVHGEPCIERQSKSASLYWRQRKQADYDMNNGNYVTAATHYRQALCALGRTVPVSKIDVVASVGWNCWRQLLHRFGLTRFLSGRVGKLFLNRDERRVAREFLAEAALCFHKLHQLHLSQQDVVDPNSHYWFERYRGLALALSATNLGEAAGPALSAMSKADIYIHLALRTKHSFSGRGFLCARFYLARARQICQALNGNAPPRLQWLCSPAGYRFFLSHHWEYDDCPSTLFTSLSNKSDPLAFTMQVYRQHVLQKALLTLVSPGRRVGDACDVEPSRRAQTGDALSYSQQLMENATAAVSPSNDSSLLPPSTIQGLGVGDEVAGWWAAIVAVASYWLLCEEDKAEQLHARVEAYPKLTQGDPLLDAVLGAYRARRLLLRGADPASIIQQCSLAGCRLKESLQVSLHKSPQLMVQAAQLLVSDWLLETRTALWENDFERNNMDVNYVAEPTVLLGFQEDLSSLKKLVQHLPSTLPRVFLHEATLRMMAGAAPDRTQQLLDRTLRYRQNKQSVICGSKGKNAFLDAGEREHATALYMACRHLPAPLLSSPGERAGMLIEAARTLERIGDKKRLQDCYSLMKAIGTSIST; this comes from the exons ATGGATACGTCAAATCGAGACGACATGGATTTAGAACTCAACTTCCCATCGGATTTAGGAG AGCTGTTCCCTCACGAGGATTCTGAACTTATAGACTTGGCAGGAGAAGATTTGTTTTCATCCTTTGGGCCCGTTTCCCCATTG GGTGACAACTTTCACCAGGTGAAACCTACCCTAATCCAACCTGTTGTTGCACCCCAAAATCCTATCATTCCAATTCCAGTTGTGGAACCAAAACCAATTCAGCAAAGGTTGCTCCAGACCGTTCCAGTGGCCAAAATAGTTCCAGCGATTTCACCACAAACTGCATCAAAGGCAACGCCTGTCCAGGCAAAAACTACTCCCCAACATATCCAACCAGCACAGCCTGTGCTAGTGAACAAAGCCAACCAACAAGGCAGTGTAGGGACCCCCATTAGAGTTGACTCTTCATCTTTGGGTGTTCTGATATTGGGCAATACTTTTGGCTACAACAGTGTGGTCACCGTACAACCAAATGGAGGGCTTGTCAATGTTAGTCCTTCTGTTTTGGGATCAACAAACATGTTCAATGGAAATTCCAACCCCCCAAGCCCATCTGACAGACCTCCTGTTATCAAGAAAAGCTCACACAATGCCATTGAAAGGAGATATCGAAATAGCATCAATGACAAGATTCTTGAGCTGAAAAATCTCATAGCAGGAGAAGAAGCCAAA ATGAGCAAATCGGCTATCTTGAGGAAGGCTCTAGAATATGTACGTTACCTTCAACAAATGAACCAAAAATTAATCAAGGAAAATATGGCGTTAAAGATGGCTTCGCAAAAGCAAACTGTCAACGGGTTATTGACAGCCTCAAT GGATAGTCCTTCGTCAGATATTACACCTCCGGGATCTCTGGAAAATTCAACGTTGGCCGAATCGCCACCTAGCAGCTTTGGTAGCGGATCTCCTCTTACCTATGCGGCCTCG TCTGATGATGAGTTTACCATCGATGGAAGCATGGTGTCACCTGGCAACGTTATTGCTCGATCAATGCTGGACCGTTCGCGCATTGCTCTCTGTATGATGATGTTGACCGTATTCGCATTCAACCCATTCGGCAACCTCTTATCGCACGCTGACTCGGCCGTTTCCCATTACACTAAACCGTCTGGCCGTGCCATTCTTGAAGCTG ATGCTCTTGATATTGTAGAGGATTCCGGCTGGTACCTCTCTTTTGCAGCTGTGAGCATCaacatatttgtttttcttattgtccTTCTCCGCACTCTAGTTCACGGAGAGCCGTGCATAGAGCGCCAGAGTAAATCAGCATCGCTCTACTGGAGACAGAGGAAACAAGCCGATTACGACATGAACAAC GGAAATTACGTTACAGCAGCTACGCACTACCGTCAAGCCCTTTGCGCCTTAGGTCGAACAGTACCCGTTTCGAAAATTGATGTCGTGGCCAGTGTCGGATGGAACTGTTGGCGCCAGCTATTGCATCGCTTCGGATTGACCCGCTTTTTGAGTGGCCGGGTGGGCAAACTTTTCCTCAATCGGGACGAGCGACGAGTAGCCCGCGAGTTTTTAGCCGAGGCTGCTCTTTGTTTTCACAAACTGCACCAGCTGCATCTTAGTCAGCAAGACGTCGTTGATCCCAATAGTCACTACTG GTTCGAACGCTATCGAGGTTTGGCTCTGGCTCTATCGGCTACAAATCTTGGTGAAGCTGCTGGCCCGGCTTTAAGCGCCATGTCGAAGGCGGATATCTACATTCATCTGGCACTCCGCACCAAACACTCGTTTAGTGGACGTGGTTTCTTATGCGCTCGCTTCTACTTGGCCCGCGCTCGTCAAATTTGCCAGGCTCTCAATGGAAACGCTCCTCCACGCTTACAGTGGCTTTGCAGCCCGGCCGGCTATCGTTTTTTCCTCAGTCATCACTGGGAATATGACGATTGTCCTTCTACTTTGTTTACGTCATTGAGCAACAAGTCAGATCCATTGGCTTTCACCATGCAG GTCTATCGTCAGCACGTTCTACAAAAAGCGCTATTGACTCTAGTTTCGCCCGGTCGGCGTGTCGGTGACGCTTGCGATGTGGAACCTTCACGTCGGGCTCAAACCGGCGATGCGTTGAGCTACTCCCAACAGCTGATGGAGAATGCAACAGCCGCAGTCTCGCCCAGCAACGACTCGTCACTTTTGCCGCCTTCCACCATTCAAGGTCTGGGTGTCGGTGACGAGGTAGCCGGATGGTGGGCCGCCATAGTGGCTGTTGCCTCCTATTGGCTCCTTTGCGAAGAGGACAAGGCAGAGCAATTGCACGCTCGCGTAGAAGCTTATCCTAAGCTGACGCAAGGAGACCCACTACTGGACGCAGTTTTGGGAGCCTACAG GGCGCGGCGGTTGTTGCTACGCGGCGCTGACCCCGCATCCATTATTCAGCAATGCTCTCTGGCTGGCTGTCGCCTGAAAGAGTCTCTCCAAGTTTCGCTTCACAAGAGCCCACAACTAATGGTTCAG GCTGCACAATTACTGGTCAGCGATTGGCTGTTGGAGACTCGCACAGCGCTATGGGAAAACGATTTTGAAAGGAACAACATGGACGTCAATTACGTAGCGGAACCCACTGTCTTGTTAGGATTCCAAGAAGATTTGTCTAGTTTGAAAAAACTAGTTCAACATTTGCCC AGTACTCTTCCGAGAGTATTCTTGCATGAAGCAACGTTGAGGATGATGGCTGGTGCAGCGCCTGATCGAACACAACAGTTATTGGATCGTACGCTGCGCTATCGGCAGAACAAACAGTCTGTCATTTGTGGTAGCAAAG GTAAAAATGCGTTCTTGGACGCCGGCGAACGAGAACACGCAACAGCGCTGTATATGGCCTGTCGCCATTTACCTGCGCCGTTACTCTCATCACCAGGTGAAAGAGCTGGCATGTTGATTGAAGCGGCACGAACGTTGGAACGCATTGGCGATAAGAAACGGTTACAGGATTGTTATAGCTTAATGAAAGCAATCGGTACATCCATTTCGACTTGA